Proteins co-encoded in one Marinobacter qingdaonensis genomic window:
- a CDS encoding TRAP transporter small permease encodes MSENSPDLEDDTGTYESGLPGFLGTIDVWISKVEAVMLALGVILMAINTCVNVVARFVFGEGLFFSGEINRILIILITFAGIGYAARHGRHIRMSAVYDAVPAKGRKVLMILIALFTSVVMFFLCYHSFGYVETLYSRGRILPALGFEIWWIYVWVPVGFAITGIQYFLTAVKNLTSKDVYLSTGVIDGYHDTESEV; translated from the coding sequence ATGTCCGAGAACTCCCCGGATCTGGAAGACGACACCGGCACCTACGAATCCGGCCTACCCGGCTTTCTGGGCACGATTGATGTCTGGATCAGCAAGGTTGAAGCGGTGATGCTGGCACTCGGGGTTATCCTGATGGCCATCAACACCTGCGTGAACGTCGTCGCACGTTTCGTGTTTGGCGAAGGTCTGTTCTTCTCCGGCGAGATTAACCGGATTCTCATCATCCTGATCACCTTTGCTGGCATCGGCTACGCCGCCCGCCACGGTCGTCACATCCGCATGTCCGCGGTGTACGACGCCGTTCCGGCCAAAGGCCGCAAGGTGCTGATGATCCTGATTGCCCTGTTCACCTCCGTGGTCATGTTTTTTCTTTGCTATCACTCATTCGGTTACGTCGAGACTCTCTACAGTCGCGGCCGAATCCTGCCAGCACTCGGTTTCGAAATCTGGTGGATCTACGTTTGGGTACCGGTGGGCTTCGCCATCACCGGCATCCAGTACTTTCTGACCGCCGTCAAGAACCTGACCAGCAAGGACGTGTACCTGTCGACCGGGGTGATTGACGGCTACCACGACACTGAATCGGAAGTATGA